GTTCCGGCGAAGCCGCTGTTCCCGGCGGTGGCGCCGGTGGTCCTGGTGGTCGCGGGCCGTGTGGCCGCCGGCCCGGCGGTGGCGGTCGCCGCAGGAGGGCTCCCCGCAGCAGGGCTGCCGGCGCCGGCCGGCCGGCGGGCCGGGTGGTCGGGCGGCAGCGGGTCGGTTCGGCCGACCGTGCGCGGCGGCACCGGCGGTACCGGCGGCGGGGGCGTGGTGGTGGCGCGGGCACGGGCGATGGCCGCGTTCTCCGCGTCGATGGCCGCAGCCCACTGCTCCGCGGTCGCCTCCGCCTTCTCCGCCCGACCCAGGTCGGTGCGGGTGACGCTGCCGCGCTGCGACGCCTCCACCGTGCCCTTCGGCGCGACGTAGGCGGCGACCCGCATGATCACGCGGGCCTTGCGCCGCTTGCCCTTCGCGTAGGCGGTGGTCGCGGCGCCGGTCGCCTTCGCCGCCGCCCGCTGCCGGGCGACGCGGGTGGCGTTGCGGGCCCGCGCCCGCGCCTGTGCCGCGCGGTCGGCCGCCGCCTGCCGTGCCTGCTTGGTCGCGGCCTTGCTCCGCGCGCGGGCCTTCGCCGCCCCGGCCGCGGTGCGCTTCTTCGCCTTCGCGGCGGTCGCGCGGGACTTCGCCGTGGCCTTCGTCGCCGCCGTGCGTGCCTTCGCGGTGCCGCGGCCGACGGCCGCCGCCGCCGCGGGGCCGTAGGCGGTGGCGTAGGCGTCGATCTTGCGGCCGGCGTGCCCGGCGACCTTGCGCACCACCGGCGCGGCCTTGCGGTAGGCGCGGCCGGTGTGCTTGGCGACCTGGCGGCCCGCGATGTAGGTGCCGGCCACGGTGACGACGGCGGTGCCGGCGACGGCCCTGGTCACCACGGCCGCGGCCCGGCCGGCGACCTTCACCTTGCGGGTGACCTTGCCGCCGGTGACCGGGGTGCGCTTCTTGTACACCACGGACTTCGCCTGCTTCGCGCGGTGCTTGACGTCCTTGCCGAACTCGACGACGGCCTGCTCGGCGCGGGCCAGCGGTGTGTCCAGCTTGTACACGCCGGGCCGGCGGGTGCCGAGGTACCCGGCCGGGGGCGCGGTGGTTCCGGCGGCCACGGTCACGCACCCCCGCCGAGCAGGAGCACGACCCGGCCGACGCCGGTGGTGACGACCGTGACCAGCACCGCGACCAGGACCAGGCCGAGCACGGCGCGGCCGATGCGGGCCGGGTCGTTGACCGTGACCGCGGTCTGCGCGGCCAGCCACGAGACGAGGTCGAGGCCGACGGTGACGGGCACGACCACGGCGTGCACGACGCTGTGGCCGACCTTGCCGAATACGCTGCTCGCGTTCGTGGCCCGCTGCTTGGCCAGGTCGAGCTTGTCGGCCAGCGGCGGGGGCGCGTCGTCGGGGTGGCGGGGGTCGATCAGGCGCGCCGAGATCCGTGCCGCGCTCCAGGACACGCCCTGCAACCCGGTGCCCACCAGCAGCCCGACCACGCCGTAGACGCGGTAGCCGCCGCGCTTGAGCGGGTGGTTGAGCGCCTGGCAGCGGGCCGGGTGCTGGCCGCGGACCTCGCGCAGCACGGCGGGGTTGAGTGCGGCGTAGTCGCGGGGGATCCAGCGGTTGGCGTCCGACAGCCGCGCCTTCCGGCCCTGGGCCTTCGCTGCCGTGGTGGCCGGGTTGTCGGTGGCCGACGCGGCGACCGCCTCGGCCGCGGCCGGGGTGATCGGCGCGGTGCGCGCGGTCTTCTCCGCCGCCTTCGCCGCCGCCGTGGCCGGGTCGTCGACGTCGACCGGCGGGGCTCCCGCGAACCCGGTCGCCGCGAATGCGGCGAACTGGTCGGTGGTGATCTCTGTGCTGGTGTCGGTGGACATGGGATGGGGTCTCCTCGGGCCGAAAGCGGGAGGTGTCGCCGTGGGTTGGGGGGTGTTTCGTCGGCTCCGGTGCCGCCACCGCCCCGACCCGTCGGGGGGTGGTCGGGCCGGTGACGGCCCGCAATCGACGAAACGCGCTGGTCATGCGTGGTGGGTGGTGGCCGGCCGGAAGGGGGAGGTCCGGCCGGCCACCGGTCGTGCGCCGCCCGGGTCAGGCGGCCGGGTTCCGCTACTTCTCGATTCCTTCGAGGATGCTCATGCCGGCGATCACGGCCTGGCCCTCGCGGACCGGGGCGGTGGGCTGGAACTCCTTGAGCGTCTTGACCGTGCCCGACAGCGACGGCAGGCCGTTGGGCTGGAGCTCGCCGCGCAGGGTGCCCGCCGCGCGGCGGAGGCCGATCTCACGCACCTGCCGGAACAGCTTCGCCACCTCGGGGGACAGCGGGCCGACCGGCGCGGACATCTGCGCGTCGAGGACCAGGTCCAGCATGGCGTCGTCGTACTTGCGCACCAGGTGGCCGCCCAGGCGCAGCGCGCACGCCAGCGCGCACGGCACCCACAGCCACAGCGGCACCGCCTTCCACTCGTTCAACATCATGTGGGGCACGGTGTTGAGGGCGACGGCGACACCGAGGAACAGCACCTCGTAGCGCCACTCGGTGTCGCCGAAGCGCCGGTGCAGCCACGCGCTCATGCCGGTCGCGGCGGGCGCGGCCTGCTCGCGGGCCCGCAGACCCTCGGTGACCACGATCGACAGGCGCGCGAGGAGGATCAGCGCCAGCGGGATCGTCGCCAGCGGCTCCAGGATGCCCAGTGCGAACCGGCCGAAGCTCCAGGCCGGGACGTTGAGCAGGCGGCCGACGGTGTCGGAGACGTTGTAGGCGCCGCCGGCGACCGCGATCACCGACACCGCCACGAACCCGCGCACCGTCAGCGCCCGGCGGCGTGCTTGAACTGCGAGTTTCTTCGTCGCGTCGGTGTGCTCGCGCAGCCGCTCGTTCGCCTCGGCCGCAGCCTTGGCGTCCTTGCCGCGCTGCTCGGCCTGCTGCTTCGCCGCCGCGTGCTCGTCGTCCTGCTCGATGACCGCGATCTCGGCCTCGTGCCGGATGCGCCGCAGCGTCGCCTCATGCTCGATGCGCGCCTGCTCGGCCTTGGCCTCGACCTCGGCGCGGCGGACGGCCAGGTCGACCTCGGCCAGCTCCCGCTCGACATCGATGCGGGCCGCCTCGATCCTTTCGTCGACCTGGCGGCTGAACAGGCGCAGCGCCTCCTCGCGGCGCCGCTTGTCCTCGTGCTCCTCCCAGGTCATCGCGCCGCTGAGGGCGGCGGCGCCCTGCTTCGCGGCCACCTCGTTGGCGTGGACGATCGCCGCGTCCAGCTCCCGCGGGTCCGGGATGCCGCGCAGCAGCGCGCTCGCCGGCTGCTGCGGCTGCCCGTACCCCTGCTGCCCGTAGCCGCCGGTCTGCTGCGGCTGCCCGTAGACGGGGGACGGGCCGTAGGCGGGCCGGTCGGGCGCGGTCGGCCCGCCGGTGAACTGCGCGGACGCCTGCCCGAGGCCGGCACCGCCCTGGTAGGGCAGGTACCCGGCCGGGGTGGTGCCGTCGGTGCCGTGGCCGTTCGCCGCGCCGCCGTTCACCGGGTGGCCGTTCACGGCGCGCCCGTTGGCGTGGTGGCCGTTGATCTCTGTCGTGGTCATCGGGGGATGTGCTCCTGTCGGGGTCCGACCTGGTCGGGGCAGGTTACGAGCCGGTGGCGAGGTGGCCGAGGGCGTCCCACGCGGCCAGCTCGGCGGCCGAGGGCTCGACGCCGCCGGCCCCGGTGCGCGCGGCGGTCAACTCGTCGATCACGGTCAGGGTGTCGCGGGCGTACGAGGCCAGCAGGGTGCGCACCTCGCGGTCGAGTTCCAGCAGTTCACGGTCGGTGGGCTCGGTGGGCCGCCAGTCCTTCTTGCGGCCCTCGGCCATCGCCAGCAACTGCCGCACGCTCGGGTCCTGGCTCGTCGGGCGCGACGGGCGCGGCCAGACGGCCTCGTGCTCGGCCGGCCTGCGAGCGGCCGAGCGGACGGACACCGGTCGGGTGGTCGTGTCGTTCATCCGGGATCTCCTTGATCGTCGGGGTCGTACTCTACGCGGCGTAGACCCCGCAGGGCTTTCATTGCAATGAACACATTCCACGTGACGTATGTCAAGGCGAAACGGTAGATTCCTTGCAAGGAAGCACACGATCGAGAGAGCGAGTCCCCCGTGGCCGACCCCGCCTACCAGCGCATCGCCAACCGACTCCGCACGGACATCAGCCGCGGTAGGTGGAAGCCGGGCGCGAAGCTGCCGCCCCACCCCGAGCTCGCCGCCCTCTACGGCGTCTCCGTCACCACCGCGCGCAACGCGGTGCTGGAGCTGGTGAAGGAGAACCTGCTGTTCACGGCCCACCGGCAGGGCACGATCGTCCGCAACCGGGAGGTCCTGGACCACGTCGTCACCACGTCGCTGCTGCCCGACCGGCCCGCCTCGTCGAGCACCGACGTGTTCGTGGAGGTCGTGCGCCGCGCAGGCCGGGCGGCCGACAAGCAGTTCTCCATGTGGGCCGAGCCCGCCACGCCGCGCGTCGCCGGCTGGCTCGGCCTGACCGCCCCGGACGACTGGGTGGTGGTGCGCCGCGTGGAACAGATCGTCGACGGCGAGACCTGGGGCGTGGAGACCTCCTACTACCCCCGTGAACTGGCGCGACTCTGCGGTCTCGACGTGCCGCACGACATCCCCGAGGGCACCACCCGGCGCATGGCCGACCGGAACCACGGCGAGACCTCCTGGGTCGACCTCAACACCACCCGCCCCGCCGGCCGGGAGGAGGCCGAGCTGCTGCGCATCGCCGTCGGCACCTACATCGAGGACCGCGTGCGCATCGGCGCCAACCACGAGCAGATCACCCGCGCCACCCACGTGGTGCGCACCGCCGACCGCAACCGGGTCATCTACGAACTCGGCGACCGCACCGGCATCGAGCGCATCAACAAGGCTTTGACCAGCGCGAAGGTCATCGGCCGCACCGAGGGCCAGGCGCACGCCGACGCGCCCGCGGTCGACGTCGACCCGGGCGACACACCGGGCGCGGGCGAGGACGCGTGAGCATCCGCATCCGCCGCGCCACGGCCGACGACGTCCCCGCGATCGTCGACTGGCGCCGCCAGGCCGCCGCCTGGCTCGCCGCGCAGGGCTCCGACCAGTGGTCCGACGCCGGTCTGTCCCGCACGGCGTTCACCGACCGCGTGCACGCCTCCATCACCCGCGGCGAAACCTGGATCGCCGAACTCGACGGCCGCCCCGTCGGCACCATCGCCGTCGACGACCACGCCGACCCCGGCCTGTGGACCCCCGATGAACTGCGCGAATCCGTCATCGTCCACCGGATGATCACCGCGCCCGGGGTGCGCGGCGCCCGCACCGGCGTCGGCGAGGCCCTGCTCGACCAAGCCGACGCCGTCGCCCGCGACCGCGTCCGGACCTGGGTTCGGCTCGACGCCTGGACCACCAACACCCGCCTGCACGACTACTACCGGGGCCGCGGCTTCCGCCTCGTGCGCGTCGCCGACCCCACCCGCCCGTCCTCCGCCCTGTTCGAACGCCCCGTCCCGGTCGCCCCGCGCCGACCGGTGACGGTCCACGTCGAGGACCCGACCGCACCGGCCGTGAAGGACACGCGATGAGCCGGGCCGGCGATTTGCAAAACGAGGGTCTAGGCTCGCTCTCGGTCCCCACCACCCGCAACACCGCCATCACGGAGTGTCACATGACGCAGCCCTCGGTCACCATCGGCGAGTTCAACGCGAACATCAGCCGCAAGCTGGGGTCGGTCTACCACTCCGGCGAGGCGTTGCCGATCACCAACAGCCGCCACCCCGGCGACTACGTCGTGGTCGCGCCGACCTGGCTGTGGAACGCGATGGTCGACGCCCTCGGCGGCCCGGACGGGCTGCGTGAACTGCGCGAACAGCACCAGCTCGCGCTCGACGTGCACGGACAGGAGCGCGCGGCATGATCACCTAGACGAAGCACCCCGTCGTGGTGGGGGCGTACGGCGCTTGGCGAATCGTGGCCGGCCGTGGGCGCACCCGCGCCGTAAGGCCACCCTCCCCATACCCAGGGAGACGACGCCACCACGACAAAACAGCACTTGAACAGCAGAAACGCCCCGGACGTCAGGTTTGGCCGCCTTCGTCGCCCGGAGCGTTTCCCCCACTGAAACACGTGACCGGCCTGCTAAGGACCGGACACCACGCTGTGATGCGCGCGCTTCCGTGATCCTAGCGGAAGTCGGGCGCTGTCACACCTGGCGTGGTGTGTGACACCGAACCCGGCGGTCACGTGTCCCCAACCCAGGGATACAGGCCATGACCAGCGAAAACACGCCACCCGACGACCCCGTACGCGGTACCGACGACCTTCGACGCCTTGCCGTCGAGACCGGTGACCGATTCACGACCCTGCTGCTCGACCCCACGATCGACCCCACGATCGACCACACCACGTTCCGGTGCCGTTACCTCGCCGAGAGCAGCGGCACGGTCAAGATCGGCGTGTCGGCCGATCCGACCCGCCGGCTGGCCGCGCTGCGGGGCGCGAGCACCGCGGACCTCGCCCTGCTCTGGCACACCGAGGACGGCCGGGACCTCGAACGCGACCTGCACGAGCGCTTCGCCGACCGGCGGGTGCGCGGGGAGTGGTTCGACTTCGCCGGCCGGGACGCCGTGGCCGAGTTCGCGGCGGCCGTGCGCCACCAGCGGTCCGTCCACAGCCCCGACAGCGCCATGACCAGCACGGACGCCCCGGAGGACGCCCGTACGTCCCGGACGTCGCCGCTGCGGGCCGAAGGCGGGGTGCGCTGATGCAGCGGCTGCGCAGCCTCCACCCTGAGAAGTACACCCCGGTCAGCAACACCGCGATGGACCGGCTGCCCGACCTGCTGTCGCTCGGCCTGCTCGCCCACGTCCTGCGCCACAAGGACGACTGGGACTTCAAACTGGCCAAGCTGGTCGAAGAGAAACCGGGTTTGACCAGGCGCGACGCGTCCAAGGCGCGGGCCACGTTGATCGAATACGGGTACTACGTGGTGGTCAAGTACCGGCACGACCACAAGGGCCAGTTCGCCACCGACGTGTACCGGGCGGCCGAGCCGCACACCGACGAGGACATGGAGCTGCTGGCCGGCCGGTACAAGCCCGGCTCGTACACCCAGATCCCGGTGCTCGACCGCAACGGCGAGGCCGTGCGCGACGCCCGCGGCGTCCTGGTGCAGCTGCCCGCGACGATCACGTGGGCCGTGATCGAGTCCTGGCGCGGGGAGGAGCAGGTCCTCGACGACGGCGCCCTCACCCCGTACGTGCCGCGCAAGAAGGACCCTTCGACGGACAAGCGCCGGCGCAGGACGGCCACCGCCGACGAGGCGGCCGAGGACCCCGCCGACGGCGCCGGAGACGCGCCCGAACTGCCTTTCGAGCCTGTGGACAACCCGCCCGCGAAGCCTGTGGACAACTCCCCCGAAGAGGGGCCGGGGCACCCCCGCGCCCGAGATACCGAATCCGGTACCTCGGTGCGACCTGCGGAAACAGGCGTTGTGGCTGGTGGCTCCGAGGTACCGCTTTCCGACACGTCGGGCACCCGACACGTCGGGAGGCGGGAGGTCTTTAAGAAGACCAGTGAGAACACGATCAAAAAGACCAAGACCAACCCAGGGGGGCCCGCCCCCCTGGACCCCCCGACCCGAGCGACCCCGGCTGACGCCGGGGCCACTCGGACCGAACAACCAACGCAAGATCCGTACCTGGTCGACCACGCACCCAAGTTGGGAAGTAACCACCCACACGCGGGCGCGCAGAGCGAGGCATCCGCGGGCACGAGCCACGGCCCGGACGGCGGCAGCGGTTCGGCGGGCGGGTGGCGGGCGGCTCCGGCCGGGGTCGACGTCGACCGGTGGGTGGCGGCGGTGCACGAAGCCGACCACTGCCGGGACCTGGCCGGGCCCGATGCGGCCGACGCCCTGGTTGCCGAACCGGAGTTGGCGCGGGAAGAGGTCGAGCGGCTGATCCGCGCCCACCACCCGGAGCTGCGCCAGGCGACGGTGATCGCTCGGGCGATCAAGCTCCAGGCCGCGTTGCGGAAGCTCACGATGCTGCGCGAGGGGCGCGGGGTGCCACGGCGCGGACCCGGTTCGCGGGCCGCCAGGCCGGCGCGGCGGCCGGTGGTGCCCGAGCCGGTGAAGGCGGCGGGGTGATCCGCCGGCCGGCTGGAAACGGCCCGAAACGGGGCCTGTACGGCACGCAGAGCCGCAAACCGGCGGCTCGGCACCCGTCACACACCCCCGGACCGTCTCAGGGCGTCTCAGGGCCTCCGGATGGATCATTCGACGCACCGGCGGCGGGCGCACGGAAAGGGTCCGTCCGGGCGCTGAGCGGGCCGCTGCGCGGCGCGCGGCGAAGGGCCGGCGGTTCCCCGCCGGCGGGCGCGGCGCGCGGCTCCAGGGCGACCTCGGCCGGCCACTCCGATGATCGACGACGAGCGGCCGGAGTGGATCACCCGGTGATCCACTTCCGTGCTTCGGAGCGGGTCGTCGGCACCGCCCCGGCGGTGCTCCCGACGGTCGTCGTGGCGGGTCGGTCGGACCCCGTCCGGTCACGGTGCGTGGCGACGAGGGGTTTTGCGCGTTTTGCACACACGGGAATGTGCATATCGAGGGCGACTATCGCGCAGGCCCGCGCGGGCGGGCGCAGACGCGCGCGTGCGCGCGAAGAGAGGCGCGGGCCGACCGGTTTGCCTACCGCCTCGGGGTGGCCGGTTATGCGCATCGGGGTCTCCGCGGTGACCGATGCGCAAAACGGCGGGGTGCCGGATGCGCATATCGGGCACGGTGGGTGACGGGCGGCGACCCGAACGGGTGGCCGTGCAAACCGGTTGTAAACCAACTTGACATAAGCTTTGCAAGTTACTTTAATGTGGGGTGTGACGACACGGAAAACCCCCTTCGCCGAGGAGACCTCCCAGCGCGTGCTGGCCCTCGTCGCCGAAGCCCACCCCGACCTCATGGACCGGGTCCGGGCACTGCGCGCCGTCCGCGCCGCGATCAGCGCGGAGATCAAGAATCAGGACCCGAAGGCGGTCGCCGAAGGCCTCGCCGCGGGCATGAACGACACCAACCTGGGGACCGCGATCGGCGCCAGCCACTCCCACGCGAGCGGCCTCCGCAAGGCCCTCACCGCCACCCCCGACAACCCCTCCGGCACCACCGCCGACAGCGTCCCGACGGCCTCCTCGACAGCCGCCCCGGACACCCCGACCACCACCTCCTGACCCCGTCCGCCCGACCCTCCCGACCCTCATGAAGGAGCCCGCCGCCATGCGCCAGGACGCCGCCGTCACCGCCCTCACCGCCGCCGTCACCAAGCACTTCCCCCAGGACGTCGCCGACGCGATCACCGCCGACGAGGACTTCTTCGCCGCCGTCGCCAGGTACGCCGTCCGCGACCTCGACGCCGACACCCCCGAGGACTTCGACCGCCTGGTCGCCGCCGTCGCCAAGGACACCGAGGACCACACCCTGGACTGGCTGGCCGACACCGCCGAGTCGCCCACCGGCTGGCTCAAGAGCCGGCTCTGACCCGCCCGCCGACCCCATGACCAGGAGCAACGCCGTGTCGCTCACCCACGACCCCCAGGCCATCCGCGCCTCGCTGCTGGCGGCCTTCGACGACCTGTTCGGCAGCCCCATCACCCGGGCCCTCGCCGACTCCCACTGGTTCGACTCCACCGTGCAGACCTGCGCCGAGCACGGCGTGCACCTCGCCGAGACGACGGCGCTCGTCATGGCGCTGCGCACCGGCTCCACCGGGGCCGAGCTCCAGCGGCTCGACACCTGCGACCCGGACAAGGTCGGCCTGTGGTTCAGCATCGCGATGGACAGGCACAACCCCCACCGCCGCCCCGGCCGGCACGACCGCCTCGGCACCGACAACCCCTTCGACCTCTGACCCGACCCCCGAGCCCCGACCCGACGGCCTACCCAGACCGCCCGTGAACTGGAGAAACACGACATGAACGCCCTTCCCCCCGGCGACGGCGCACAGCCCGGCGACGCCCCCGAGCCCGAGCGGTTCGGCTGGCAGCCCGCCGCCGACCCCGACGAGGCCCTGGCGATGCTCGCCGACGCCTACCAGGGCGCCCGGGACCGCGCCGCCGGCCGGCACCTGCCCACCGGCGCCGAGCTGATCGCGCTCCTCGACGAGGAGCAGCCCGACGCCACGCCGCTGGGCTCCGGCCTGCTGTGGACGGTCGCCGGCGACGACACCGTGCCCGACCGCCGTGCCTCCGACCACGTCGCGCCCACTCTCGCCCAGCTCCTCGGCCGCGCCGCCGACCTCGTCGACACCCGCGCCGCGGGCCCCGACGTGCCCGCCCACCCGCCGGTGCTGGTGCAGTTCAGCAGCCGCCTGCTCACCGGCGAGACCACCGAGGTCAAGCAGCTCGCCCACCACCTGCTCGACCGCGGCCCCCGGCACGGGGTCACCCTCGACGTCACCCGGCCCGCCGACGAACTCCTCCTCGTCGACGGTGTCGCCGCCCTCCGGGACGACCTCGGCGACACCGCTCCCGACGGCTACGACTCCGGCATGTCCGCGCTGGTCACGCGCTTGATCCAGGAGAGCGTGGAGCAGGGTGAGGAGCTGTGGATCGTCGCCGGCGACTTCGGCGGCGCGGCCACGCACGCCGCCGGCCTCCAGGCCGCCGACTTCGGCGAACTGCTCCGCGAGGCGCAGCGCCTGGTCGACGCGCGCCGCGCCCACGACTGGACCGACACCGACCCGGACATGAAGAAAGTCCACGTCGCGTTCAGCCTCGCCGTGCTCGGCAACTCCACCCCCGCCGACCGCGACGCGCTCGTCACGCTGTCCACCCAGGCCGTGTTCGCGCAGGTCATCCTGCGCCCCGTCGTCTCCGTGCGGCCCACCGGCACCGCCGAGGAAGGCGAACTCACCGACACCTGGTCGGTCACCAGTCGCGGCGTCGAACTGGCACGCGTCGAGGCGACGACGATCGAGGAGGCCGGTCGGAAGGCACGGACGTACCCACAGGTACACGCGGCCGACCAGGCCGAAGGTGGCATCTCGCTCCGTAGGCTCCGCACAAACGAGCTGGGGAAGGGGACCGGCGTGCACGGCGACGTCGACCCGACCACGGCGTTCCGGCCGATCGACCTCACCCGGCCCGTCCTGGACCAGCTCCGGTCGCCCGGCCGGGACGACGAGCGCCCCGGCGAGACGGCGTGACCGGGC
The window above is part of the Saccharothrix sp. HUAS TT1 genome. Proteins encoded here:
- a CDS encoding GIY-YIG nuclease family protein, producing the protein MTSENTPPDDPVRGTDDLRRLAVETGDRFTTLLLDPTIDPTIDHTTFRCRYLAESSGTVKIGVSADPTRRLAALRGASTADLALLWHTEDGRDLERDLHERFADRRVRGEWFDFAGRDAVAEFAAAVRHQRSVHSPDSAMTSTDAPEDARTSRTSPLRAEGGVR
- a CDS encoding GNAT family N-acetyltransferase, whose protein sequence is MSIRIRRATADDVPAIVDWRRQAAAWLAAQGSDQWSDAGLSRTAFTDRVHASITRGETWIAELDGRPVGTIAVDDHADPGLWTPDELRESVIVHRMITAPGVRGARTGVGEALLDQADAVARDRVRTWVRLDAWTTNTRLHDYYRGRGFRLVRVADPTRPSSALFERPVPVAPRRPVTVHVEDPTAPAVKDTR
- a CDS encoding GntR family transcriptional regulator, translated to MADPAYQRIANRLRTDISRGRWKPGAKLPPHPELAALYGVSVTTARNAVLELVKENLLFTAHRQGTIVRNREVLDHVVTTSLLPDRPASSSTDVFVEVVRRAGRAADKQFSMWAEPATPRVAGWLGLTAPDDWVVVRRVEQIVDGETWGVETSYYPRELARLCGLDVPHDIPEGTTRRMADRNHGETSWVDLNTTRPAGREEAELLRIAVGTYIEDRVRIGANHEQITRATHVVRTADRNRVIYELGDRTGIERINKALTSAKVIGRTEGQAHADAPAVDVDPGDTPGAGEDA